One Micromonospora craniellae genomic region harbors:
- the ftsZ gene encoding cell division protein FtsZ: MTPPHNYLAVIKVVGIGGGGVNAVNRMIEVGLKGVEFIAINTDAQALLMSDADVKLDVGRELTRGLGAGANPDVGKNAAEDHRDEIEEVLKGADMVFVTCGEGGGTGTGGAPVVANIARKLGALTIGVVTRPFSFEGKRRQVQAEAGIDELRNQCDTLIVIPNDRLLALGDRNISMMDAFRTADQVLLSGVQGITDLITTPGLINLDFADVKSVMSGAGSALMGIGSARGENRAVEAAEAAISSPLLEQSMDGARGVLLSIAGGSDLGLFEINDAAQLVTDAAHPDANIIFGAVIDDALGDEVRVTVIAAGFDGGAPAYKAAEPARKTNQNQPAQPSTPVVPSPAVPAPQQSPRRVLFDDVDVPDFLKNGS; the protein is encoded by the coding sequence ATGACACCTCCGCACAACTACCTGGCGGTCATCAAGGTCGTCGGCATCGGGGGCGGCGGCGTCAACGCCGTCAACCGGATGATCGAGGTTGGGCTCAAGGGCGTCGAGTTCATCGCGATCAACACGGACGCGCAGGCGTTGCTGATGAGCGACGCCGACGTGAAGCTCGACGTCGGCCGCGAGCTGACCCGGGGCCTCGGCGCCGGAGCCAACCCGGACGTCGGCAAGAACGCCGCCGAGGACCACCGCGACGAGATCGAAGAGGTGCTCAAGGGCGCCGACATGGTCTTCGTGACCTGCGGCGAGGGCGGCGGCACCGGCACCGGCGGCGCTCCGGTGGTGGCGAACATCGCCCGCAAGCTGGGCGCGCTGACCATCGGCGTGGTGACGCGTCCGTTCTCCTTCGAGGGCAAGCGCCGTCAGGTGCAGGCCGAGGCCGGCATCGACGAGCTGCGCAACCAGTGCGACACCCTGATCGTCATTCCCAACGACCGGCTGCTGGCCCTCGGCGACCGCAACATCAGCATGATGGACGCGTTCCGCACCGCCGACCAGGTGCTGCTCTCCGGTGTCCAGGGCATCACCGACCTGATCACCACGCCGGGTCTGATCAACCTGGACTTCGCGGACGTCAAGAGCGTGATGAGCGGCGCGGGCAGCGCGCTGATGGGCATCGGCAGCGCGCGTGGCGAGAACCGCGCCGTGGAGGCCGCCGAGGCGGCCATCTCCAGCCCGCTGCTGGAGCAGAGCATGGACGGCGCACGGGGCGTGCTGCTCTCCATCGCGGGCGGCTCCGACCTGGGCCTGTTCGAGATCAACGACGCCGCCCAGCTGGTCACCGACGCGGCGCACCCGGACGCCAACATCATCTTCGGTGCGGTGATCGACGACGCTCTCGGTGACGAGGTGCGGGTGACCGTGATCGCCGCCGGTTTCGACGGTGGCGCTCCGGCGTACAAGGCGGCCGAGCCGGCGCGCAAGACCAACCAGAACCAGCCGGCGCAGCCGAGCACGCCGGTCGTGCCGTCGCCCGCCGTGCCGGCGCCGCAGCAGTCGCCGCGCCGGGTGCTGTTCGACGACGTCGACGTGCCCGACTTCCTCAAGAACGGTTCCTGA
- the murG gene encoding undecaprenyldiphospho-muramoylpentapeptide beta-N-acetylglucosaminyltransferase, with protein sequence MGPLRSVVLAGGGTGGHIYPLLAFADCLRRHDPGVRITCLGTPKGLENELIPPAGYDLRNIPAYQLPRSVNMNLVRTPGRMWTAARAAGKVIEEVRADAVVGFGGYVSVPAYLAAWRRELPIVIHEVNVPPGVANRLGMKFTKHVAVGFPHQPAQAEALRDARVVGVPLRRAIAGLDRAAMRNAARAHFGLRPDLPVLFVAGGSQGARSINLAVAGAAKELARNGIQVLHVMGARNEPVSVPTDLPVPYVTLPYLSDMDAGYAAADLMLSRGGAMTCAEVAAIGLPTIYVPYPHSNQEQKRNALPVVEAGGGLLVDDGELTPDWLERTVIPLVRDPQRLHAMSNAAAAYGRRDGDEALLNFVYEAVNR encoded by the coding sequence ATGGGTCCGCTGCGTTCGGTGGTGCTCGCAGGAGGTGGCACCGGGGGGCACATCTACCCGCTGCTCGCCTTCGCCGACTGCCTGCGCCGACACGACCCCGGCGTCCGGATCACCTGCCTCGGCACACCCAAGGGCCTGGAGAACGAGCTGATCCCGCCGGCCGGCTACGACCTGCGCAACATCCCGGCCTACCAGCTGCCCCGCTCGGTCAACATGAACCTGGTCCGCACCCCGGGCCGGATGTGGACCGCGGCCCGCGCCGCCGGCAAGGTGATCGAGGAGGTGCGCGCCGACGCGGTGGTCGGCTTCGGCGGGTACGTGTCGGTGCCGGCGTACCTGGCCGCGTGGCGACGGGAACTGCCCATCGTGATCCATGAGGTGAACGTGCCGCCGGGGGTGGCCAACCGGCTGGGCATGAAGTTCACCAAGCACGTGGCGGTCGGCTTCCCGCACCAGCCGGCCCAGGCCGAGGCGCTGCGGGACGCCCGGGTGGTCGGGGTGCCGTTGCGCCGGGCCATCGCCGGGCTGGACCGGGCCGCCATGCGCAACGCCGCCCGCGCCCACTTCGGGCTCCGCCCCGACCTGCCGGTGCTCTTCGTCGCCGGTGGCTCGCAGGGCGCCCGGTCGATCAACCTCGCGGTGGCCGGCGCGGCCAAGGAACTGGCCCGCAACGGCATCCAGGTGCTGCACGTGATGGGTGCCCGCAACGAGCCGGTGTCGGTACCCACCGACCTGCCGGTGCCGTACGTGACCCTGCCGTACCTGTCCGACATGGATGCCGGTTACGCCGCCGCAGACCTGATGCTCAGCCGGGGCGGGGCGATGACGTGTGCCGAGGTCGCCGCGATCGGACTGCCGACCATCTACGTGCCCTACCCGCACAGCAACCAGGAGCAGAAGCGCAACGCGCTGCCGGTGGTGGAGGCCGGTGGCGGGTTGCTGGTCGACGACGGGGAGCTGACCCCGGACTGGTTGGAGCGGACCGTGATCCCGCTGGTCCGCGACCCGCAGCGGCTGCACGCGATGAGTAACGCCGCCGCCGCGTACGGCCGGCGGGACGGCGACGAGGCGCTGCTGAACTTCGTCTACGAAGCGGTGAACCGGTGA
- the lspA gene encoding signal peptidase II, with the protein MSAAPPAGSGTTEPGAATKSRRRPVTILLSLALFAVAVDLFTKHLALQELSDREPVRLLGGALYFSLTRNSGAAWSMGSDYTFIFPVIGIVVLGWIAWMGRTLRSVPWAISLGLVVGGVTGNLIDRIFRAPGWFVGHVVDMISVFDPYGRVFPIFNIADSALVCGVVLAVGLEFTGRQRDGTRAVGEERPAKAAGADDPTPGDDAEAGRRAGAPETTDDGRREQA; encoded by the coding sequence ATGAGCGCAGCACCGCCCGCAGGATCCGGCACCACCGAGCCGGGCGCCGCCACGAAGTCGCGGCGCCGGCCGGTCACGATCCTGCTCAGTCTCGCGCTGTTCGCGGTGGCGGTCGACCTGTTCACCAAACACCTGGCCCTGCAGGAGTTGAGCGACCGTGAGCCGGTCCGCCTGCTCGGTGGCGCGCTGTACTTCTCGCTGACCCGCAACAGCGGGGCCGCGTGGAGCATGGGTTCGGACTACACCTTCATCTTCCCGGTGATCGGGATCGTCGTGCTGGGCTGGATCGCCTGGATGGGGCGGACGCTGCGCTCGGTGCCGTGGGCGATCTCGCTCGGCCTGGTGGTCGGCGGCGTGACCGGCAACCTGATCGACCGGATCTTCCGGGCCCCGGGCTGGTTCGTCGGGCACGTGGTCGACATGATCAGCGTCTTCGACCCGTACGGCCGGGTCTTCCCGATCTTCAACATCGCGGACAGCGCCCTGGTCTGCGGCGTGGTGCTCGCGGTCGGGCTGGAGTTCACCGGCCGCCAGCGCGACGGCACCCGGGCCGTCGGTGAGGAGCGGCCCGCCAAGGCGGCCGGGGCCGACGACCCGACGCCCGGCGACGATGCCGAGGCCGGTCGGCGTGCCGGGGCGCCCGAGACGACCGACGACGGACGGCGGGAGCAGGCGTGA
- a CDS encoding YggT family protein produces MLSILLQVLYLITYVFLIVLLARFVLSAVLQYGRRWQPGRGASAGLESVWSVTDPPLWALRRVIPPLRIGTVSIDLASLVLLVILFVLMRFVLEPAIIRTA; encoded by the coding sequence GTGTTGTCGATCTTGCTACAGGTCCTCTACCTGATCACGTATGTCTTTTTGATCGTTCTTTTGGCCCGTTTCGTGTTGAGCGCCGTCCTGCAGTACGGGCGGCGTTGGCAACCCGGTCGCGGAGCATCGGCCGGACTGGAATCCGTGTGGAGCGTCACTGATCCCCCGCTCTGGGCGTTGAGGCGTGTGATCCCTCCGCTGCGAATTGGTACCGTGAGCATCGACCTGGCCTCCCTTGTGCTCCTGGTTATCCTGTTCGTGCTGATGAGGTTTGTGTTAGAGCCGGCGATCATCAGGACCGCCTGA
- a CDS encoding cell division protein FtsQ/DivIB: protein MDGGGGRRPTRRWQLVRAGRDAVPASTRRFMARARRRRMRAALPWAVAGGVFALAGLVAWTLLGTGLFGVREVRVEGAELVTAVQVRDVAGVPDGAPLARVDLAALAARIGTLPPVERVTVHRDWPDGLVVRLTERTGVAVVPRGQQFDVIDAAGVAFRTVPQRPDRLPLLRLAAAGPDDPDTRAGLTVLAELTPQLRGQLAEVRVEGLARISVLLRDDRTVFWGDATRGADKARVATALLGEEADRIDVSAPDVVTFR, encoded by the coding sequence GTGGACGGCGGCGGAGGTCGCCGTCCCACCCGTCGGTGGCAACTGGTTCGGGCCGGCCGGGACGCGGTACCCGCCTCCACCCGGCGTTTCATGGCCCGGGCCCGGCGGCGGCGGATGCGCGCCGCGCTGCCCTGGGCGGTCGCCGGTGGCGTGTTCGCCCTGGCCGGACTCGTCGCGTGGACGCTGCTCGGCACCGGCCTGTTCGGGGTACGCGAGGTGCGGGTGGAGGGTGCCGAGCTGGTCACGGCCGTGCAGGTGCGGGACGTGGCCGGGGTGCCCGACGGCGCGCCGCTGGCCCGGGTCGACCTGGCTGCGCTGGCCGCCCGGATCGGTACGCTGCCGCCGGTGGAGCGGGTCACCGTGCACCGGGACTGGCCGGACGGGCTGGTGGTGCGGCTGACGGAGCGTACCGGCGTGGCGGTGGTGCCGCGCGGGCAGCAGTTCGACGTGATCGACGCGGCCGGGGTGGCGTTCCGGACGGTGCCGCAGCGGCCGGACCGACTGCCGCTGCTGCGACTGGCCGCCGCCGGGCCGGACGATCCGGACACCCGGGCGGGGCTCACGGTGCTTGCCGAGCTGACTCCACAGCTGCGGGGTCAGCTGGCGGAGGTCCGGGTCGAGGGCCTGGCCCGGATCAGCGTGCTGCTGCGCGACGACCGCACGGTGTTCTGGGGTGACGCGACGCGCGGGGCGGACAAGGCCCGGGTCGCCACCGCGCTGCTCGGCGAGGAGGCCGACCGGATCGACGTGAGCGCGCCGGACGTGGTCACCTTCCGGTGA
- a CDS encoding cell division protein SepF, whose translation MGALRKAGVWLGLVEEDDERAYDDGGYEKGGYRESRYRQSRYAEEFADDDDDEVEEAPAPRPRLGDRGRLSERAGGRLGDSERLESERPERVERASVRSITRSSGESSGTAGYHTRDNLALAPQVQPRERVMPEEEQRYQITTLHPTTYREARTIGEHFRDGVPVIINLTEMDEADARRLVDFAAGLAFGLRGTIERVTNRVFLLSPANVQVTAEDKAKIAEGGFFSLS comes from the coding sequence ATGGGTGCACTGCGCAAGGCGGGGGTCTGGCTCGGACTGGTCGAAGAGGACGACGAGCGGGCCTACGACGACGGTGGCTACGAGAAGGGTGGCTACCGCGAGTCGCGTTACCGGCAGAGCCGGTACGCCGAGGAGTTCGCCGACGATGACGACGACGAGGTGGAGGAGGCGCCCGCGCCCCGGCCACGGCTCGGTGACCGGGGGCGGTTGAGCGAGCGTGCCGGCGGTCGCCTCGGCGACTCCGAGCGGCTGGAGTCGGAGCGTCCGGAGCGGGTCGAGCGGGCCAGCGTCCGGTCGATCACGCGGTCGTCCGGTGAGTCGTCCGGCACGGCGGGCTACCACACGCGGGACAACCTTGCCCTGGCGCCGCAGGTGCAGCCGCGCGAGCGGGTGATGCCCGAGGAGGAGCAGCGCTACCAGATCACCACGCTCCACCCGACCACCTACCGGGAGGCGCGGACCATCGGCGAGCACTTCCGGGACGGGGTCCCCGTGATCATCAACCTCACCGAGATGGACGAGGCGGATGCCCGCCGTCTGGTGGACTTCGCCGCCGGGTTGGCGTTCGGGCTGCGCGGTACGATCGAGCGCGTGACCAACCGGGTGTTCCTACTCTCGCCGGCCAACGTCCAGGTCACCGCGGAGGACAAGGCCAAGATCGCTGAGGGTGGGTTCTTCAGCCTGAGTTGA
- the murC gene encoding UDP-N-acetylmuramate--L-alanine ligase: MTTFSPAGTLTAEDLGHIHLIGVGGVGMSGLARLFLTRGLPVSGSELREWPSLAGLRALGGTIHMTHEATNLDGVDTVVYSTAIPADHLEMVEARARGLRVLHRSEALAAAMTGRRTVAVAGTHGKTTTTSMVTMVLQRAGTDPSFVIGGEISEGGSGAHHGSGEYFVVEADESDRSFLIYRPFVSIITNVEADHLNTYGDLATLEAAFAEFARLTDPAGVVITCADDQGGRRLAATLRAEGRRVYTYGEADDADLRCSDIVSSAQGVRYQAHIDGRSLGEFRLPVPGRHMGLNSASAVLATYLLELPLTAAEAALAAFPGVRRRFERKGVVDGVLVYDEYAYHPTSMTLALQTLREVAGEGRLIVVFQPYRLYRTRDLQAEIAEALAIADELVLLEVFGPGELRGPGEGSAALVEAVGLPAERKVFVDSWEDAPVEVARRARPGDVVVTMGAPPISLMGDELLVALTSRTTAPQVPAVGVDRAAE; the protein is encoded by the coding sequence ATGACCACGTTCAGCCCGGCCGGCACCCTGACCGCCGAGGACCTGGGCCACATCCACCTGATCGGGGTGGGTGGCGTCGGCATGAGCGGTCTGGCCCGACTCTTCCTCACCCGGGGGCTGCCGGTCTCCGGCAGCGAACTGCGCGAGTGGCCTTCCCTGGCGGGCCTGCGGGCGCTCGGCGGGACGATCCACATGACCCACGAGGCGACCAACCTGGACGGTGTGGACACCGTCGTCTACTCCACGGCCATCCCCGCCGACCATCTGGAGATGGTCGAGGCGCGGGCGCGCGGCCTGCGGGTGCTGCACCGCTCGGAGGCGCTCGCGGCGGCGATGACCGGCCGGCGCACGGTGGCGGTGGCGGGTACGCACGGCAAGACCACCACCACCTCCATGGTCACCATGGTGCTCCAGCGGGCCGGCACCGATCCGTCCTTCGTGATCGGTGGGGAGATCTCCGAGGGCGGCTCCGGCGCGCACCACGGCTCCGGCGAGTACTTCGTGGTCGAGGCGGACGAGAGTGACCGCTCGTTCCTGATCTACCGGCCGTTCGTTTCGATCATCACGAACGTCGAGGCCGACCACCTGAACACCTACGGTGACCTGGCCACCCTGGAGGCGGCCTTCGCCGAGTTCGCCCGGCTCACCGACCCGGCGGGTGTCGTCATCACCTGTGCCGACGACCAGGGCGGCCGGCGGTTGGCGGCCACGCTGCGCGCCGAGGGGCGCCGGGTGTACACCTACGGCGAGGCCGACGACGCCGACCTGCGGTGCAGCGACATCGTGTCGTCGGCCCAGGGCGTGCGCTACCAGGCCCACATCGACGGTCGGTCGCTGGGCGAGTTCCGGCTGCCGGTGCCGGGCCGGCACATGGGGCTGAACAGCGCCTCGGCAGTGCTGGCGACGTACCTGCTGGAGCTGCCGCTGACGGCGGCGGAGGCCGCGCTGGCGGCCTTCCCCGGTGTACGCCGGCGGTTCGAGCGCAAGGGCGTGGTCGACGGGGTGCTCGTCTACGACGAGTACGCCTACCATCCCACCTCGATGACGCTGGCGTTGCAGACGTTGCGCGAGGTGGCCGGGGAGGGGCGACTGATCGTCGTCTTCCAGCCCTACCGGCTCTACCGCACCCGCGACCTGCAGGCGGAGATCGCCGAGGCGCTCGCGATCGCCGACGAGCTGGTGCTGCTGGAGGTCTTCGGCCCGGGAGAGCTGCGCGGCCCGGGCGAGGGATCGGCGGCGCTGGTCGAGGCGGTGGGGCTGCCGGCGGAACGCAAGGTCTTCGTCGACTCGTGGGAGGACGCGCCGGTGGAGGTGGCCCGGCGCGCCCGACCCGGTGACGTGGTGGTGACCATGGGTGCCCCGCCGATCTCGTTGATGGGTGACGAACTGCTGGTCGCGCTGACCTCGCGGACCACCGCTCCGCAGGTGCCGGCCGTCGGCGTGGACCGTGCGGCGGAATGA
- a CDS encoding DUF167 domain-containing protein yields MAELLTVAVRVKPGASRARVGGRFDGPHGPALVIAVNAPAVDGRATEAARRALAEALGVRPSAVSLRTGAASRDKLFLVTDAGPDPASRLSRLRDGIAPPG; encoded by the coding sequence GTGGCCGAGCTGCTCACCGTCGCCGTCCGGGTGAAGCCGGGGGCGTCCCGTGCCCGGGTGGGCGGCCGGTTCGACGGCCCGCACGGGCCCGCCCTGGTCATCGCGGTGAACGCTCCGGCGGTGGACGGACGGGCCACCGAGGCGGCGCGCCGCGCGTTGGCCGAGGCGCTCGGCGTCCGGCCGTCGGCCGTGTCGCTGCGGACCGGCGCTGCCAGTCGCGACAAACTGTTCCTGGTCACCGACGCCGGGCCGGATCCGGCCTCGCGATTGTCCCGGCTACGCGACGGCATCGCACCGCCCGGTTGA
- a CDS encoding TraR/DksA family transcriptional regulator, producing MAKPADTRTAGRKPAPKSTRSAAETEKIRAALAARHDELRAEYDQTLSEITELQRDRLTDSAGDDQADTGTKTLEREQEISLANSILERITQVERALERLDEGGYGWCARCGNPIPVERLAAFPSATLCVTCKQLEERR from the coding sequence ATGGCCAAGCCAGCCGACACCAGGACCGCAGGCCGCAAGCCGGCGCCGAAGTCCACCCGCAGTGCCGCGGAGACCGAGAAGATCCGTGCCGCGCTGGCGGCCCGCCATGACGAGTTGCGCGCCGAGTACGATCAGACGCTGAGCGAGATCACCGAGTTGCAGCGCGACCGCCTGACCGACTCGGCCGGGGACGACCAGGCCGACACCGGGACCAAGACGCTCGAGCGGGAGCAGGAGATCTCCCTCGCCAACAGCATCCTGGAACGGATCACGCAGGTCGAGCGCGCCCTGGAGCGGCTCGACGAGGGTGGTTACGGCTGGTGCGCGCGGTGCGGCAACCCCATCCCGGTGGAGCGCCTGGCCGCGTTCCCGTCCGCCACCCTCTGTGTGACCTGCAAGCAGCTGGAGGAGCGGCGCTGA
- a CDS encoding RluA family pseudouridine synthase, whose amino-acid sequence MTATFAAGGDHRSLPVPDGLDGMRLDQAVARLFGLSRTAAAALVDDGAALVDGAVRPNSHKVRAGSWLEVTLPPPATAPVVVPQAVPGLRVVHADDDIVVVDKPVGVAAHPSPGWTGPTVIGGLAAIGHTIATSGAAERQGVVHRLDVGTTGVMVVAKSEQAYSVLKRAFKCREVEKRYHAVVQGHLDPLRGTVDAPIDRHPHHDYRWAVVSGGKPSITHYDTIEAFPSASLVDVRLETGRTHQIRVHFSTLRHPCVGDLTYGADPTLAARLKLDRQWLHARELSFQHPRTGDEVRFVSDYPDDLGRALDLLRD is encoded by the coding sequence GTGACGGCCACCTTCGCCGCCGGCGGCGATCACCGCAGCCTGCCCGTACCCGACGGTCTCGACGGGATGCGGCTGGACCAGGCCGTGGCCCGACTGTTCGGCCTGTCCCGTACCGCCGCCGCCGCGCTCGTCGACGACGGCGCGGCGCTCGTCGACGGCGCCGTGCGGCCCAACTCGCACAAGGTCCGGGCGGGCTCCTGGCTGGAGGTGACGCTGCCGCCGCCGGCGACCGCGCCGGTGGTGGTGCCGCAGGCGGTGCCGGGACTGCGGGTGGTCCACGCCGACGACGACATCGTGGTGGTGGACAAGCCGGTCGGTGTGGCGGCGCATCCGAGCCCCGGTTGGACCGGCCCGACGGTGATCGGCGGGCTGGCCGCGATCGGGCACACCATCGCCACCAGCGGCGCGGCCGAGCGCCAGGGGGTGGTCCACCGGCTCGACGTCGGCACCACCGGGGTCATGGTGGTGGCCAAGAGCGAGCAGGCGTACAGCGTGCTGAAGCGGGCCTTCAAGTGCCGCGAGGTGGAGAAGCGGTACCACGCGGTGGTGCAGGGTCATCTCGACCCGCTGCGCGGCACCGTGGACGCCCCGATCGACCGGCACCCGCACCACGACTACCGCTGGGCGGTGGTCTCCGGCGGCAAGCCCAGCATCACCCACTACGACACCATCGAGGCGTTCCCGTCGGCCAGCCTGGTCGACGTCCGGCTGGAGACCGGTCGCACCCATCAGATCCGGGTGCACTTCTCCACCCTGCGTCACCCCTGCGTCGGTGACCTGACGTACGGCGCGGATCCGACGCTCGCCGCCCGGCTCAAACTGGATCGGCAGTGGTTGCACGCCAGAGAGTTGAGCTTCCAGCACCCCCGTACGGGGGACGAGGTCCGCTTCGTCAGCGACTACCCTGACGACCTGGGACGCGCGCTGGACCTTCTGCGCGACTGA
- a CDS encoding YggS family pyridoxal phosphate-dependent enzyme, which yields MTDSPALVRPDRRAELAAGLARVRARIADACAATGRDRAEVTMIAVTKTYPAADVIALAGLGVTDVGENRDQEAAPKAAEVAAAGVAPRWHFVGRLQRNKVKSVLRYADTVQSVDSVRLASTLAAAAGGRDRPLEVLVQVSIDGDPSRGGAVPSSADPDVGLGPVTGAVAAAEGLRLAGLMAVAPLGWEPERAFARLATLAAAVRAEHPGATVLSAGMSGDLEAAIGHGATHVRVGSALLGMRPTLR from the coding sequence ATGACCGACAGCCCCGCACTGGTCCGACCCGATCGGCGTGCCGAACTCGCCGCCGGGTTGGCCCGGGTGCGCGCCCGTATCGCCGACGCGTGTGCCGCCACGGGTCGGGACCGGGCCGAGGTGACGATGATCGCGGTTACCAAGACCTACCCGGCCGCCGACGTGATCGCGCTGGCCGGCCTCGGCGTGACCGACGTGGGGGAGAACCGTGACCAGGAGGCGGCCCCGAAGGCCGCCGAGGTCGCCGCGGCCGGGGTCGCGCCCCGCTGGCACTTCGTCGGCCGGCTGCAACGCAACAAGGTGAAGTCGGTGCTGCGCTACGCCGACACGGTCCAGTCCGTCGACAGCGTACGGCTGGCGTCCACGTTGGCTGCCGCGGCCGGCGGACGGGACCGGCCGCTGGAGGTGTTGGTGCAGGTCAGCATCGACGGCGACCCGTCCCGGGGCGGTGCGGTGCCGTCCTCGGCCGACCCGGACGTCGGGCTCGGCCCGGTCACCGGGGCGGTGGCTGCCGCCGAGGGTCTGCGGCTGGCCGGCCTGATGGCGGTGGCGCCGCTCGGCTGGGAACCGGAGCGGGCGTTCGCCCGGCTGGCCACCCTCGCTGCGGCGGTGCGCGCCGAGCATCCCGGCGCCACCGTGCTCTCGGCGGGCATGAGTGGCGACCTGGAGGCGGCCATCGGCCACGGCGCGACACATGTCCGCGTCGGTAGCGCGTTGCTCGGAATGCGTCCCACGCTGCGGTAG
- a CDS encoding DivIVA domain-containing protein, whose amino-acid sequence MPLTPADVHNVAFKKPPIGKRGYDEEEVDAFLDEVERELARLIEENNELRAQVERGGRGGAPAGPGGDARLAAELNDVKAQLDRVQRDKAAAEQAARAMQAELEQTRSAGGAVPGGDGEQQALRVLMMAQRTADDHVSDARREADQLLSEARSKAEEVTREARAKADALERDARQRHQEAMGGLDAKRTALQKHIEELKQFEREYRTRLKAYLESQLRDLDGRGQGLEAEMTRGDGTRAAGNGLAAAGLAGSYGGGRSGALEAGR is encoded by the coding sequence ATGCCGCTGACCCCGGCCGACGTCCACAACGTCGCCTTCAAGAAGCCGCCGATCGGCAAGCGGGGCTACGACGAGGAGGAGGTCGACGCCTTCCTGGACGAGGTCGAGCGCGAACTCGCCCGTCTGATCGAGGAGAACAACGAGCTGCGTGCCCAGGTGGAGCGTGGCGGTCGGGGCGGCGCCCCGGCCGGCCCCGGTGGTGACGCCCGTCTCGCCGCCGAGCTCAACGACGTCAAGGCGCAGCTCGACCGCGTGCAGCGCGACAAGGCCGCTGCCGAGCAGGCCGCCCGCGCGATGCAGGCCGAGCTGGAGCAGACCCGCTCCGCCGGTGGTGCGGTGCCGGGCGGTGACGGCGAGCAGCAGGCGCTGCGGGTGCTGATGATGGCCCAGCGCACGGCGGACGACCACGTCTCCGACGCGCGCCGCGAGGCCGACCAGTTGCTCTCCGAGGCCCGTTCCAAGGCCGAGGAGGTCACCCGCGAGGCGCGGGCCAAGGCCGACGCGCTGGAGCGGGACGCCCGGCAGCGGCACCAGGAGGCCATGGGCGGCCTGGACGCCAAGCGCACCGCGTTGCAGAAGCACATCGAGGAGCTCAAGCAGTTCGAGCGCGAGTACCGCACCCGGCTCAAGGCGTACCTGGAGAGCCAGCTGCGTGACCTCGACGGCCGCGGCCAGGGCCTGGAGGCCGAGATGACCCGCGGGGACGGCACCCGGGCCGCCGGCAACGGCCTGGCCGCCGCCGGGCTCGCCGGTTCCTACGGCGGCGGTCGCTCCGGCGCTCTCGAGGCCGGTCGCTGA